The Ananas comosus cultivar F153 linkage group 2, ASM154086v1, whole genome shotgun sequence genome contains a region encoding:
- the LOC109725878 gene encoding uncharacterized protein LOC109725878 — protein sequence MDARCPSRSAAEKRRRRSHAHRRRRAAGRLHRKYCRPAFGGEPSMLSSSSSSSPLQRKVLELRRLVPGGRDMPAERLFTCTADYIFQLRLRVRLLKALANLCMP from the coding sequence ATGGACGCCAGATGCCCATCACGTTCAGCAGCCGAGAAGCGCCGGCGCCGTTCCCACGCGCACCGCCGTCGGCGTGCGGCGGGGAGACTGCACAGAAAATATTGCCGGCCAGCATTCGGCGGTGAGCCGTCGatgttgtcgtcgtcgtcgtcgtcgtcgccgctgCAGAGGAAGGTGCTGGAGCTTCGGCGGCTCGTCCCCGGCGGCCGCGACATGCCGGCGGAGCGGCTCTTCACGTGCACCGCCGACTACATCTTCCAGCTCAGGTTGCGCGTGCGCTTGCTCAAAGCGCTCGCCAATTTGTGCATGCCATGA
- the LOC109706771 gene encoding uncharacterized protein LOC109706771, translated as MSVAFTRLSHFLWGKKDHEKTTNTSLPDFPSGYREPDSVKFSSVNGPRAQSSSRRIKKNWQRQEEQIDREFDVVIVPSDGGCMSGWESDDSDGSDWSVGWLEPHAHEFQCETESDSSFAVLVPCYRRGIGKPEKSVKIRSLGASNLSEGKSFIEQWLSSLQNS; from the exons ATGTCAGTAGCTTTCACCCGCCTCTCTCATTTCCTATGGGGAAAAAAAGATCATGAGAAAACCACCAATACCTCTCTTCCCGATTTCCCATCCGGATACAGGGAGCCGGATTCCGTCAAATTCTCATCAGTTAATGGCCCGAGGGCGCAGTCGTCTTCTAGAAGGATCAAGAAAAACTGGCAGAGGCAGGAGGAGCAGATCGATAGGGAATTTGATGTAGTTATTGTACCCTCGGACGGTGGATGCATGTCGGGGTGGGAATCGGATGATTCAGATGGTTCTGATTGGTCGGTCGGGTGGTTGGAGCCTCATGCACACGAATTCCAGTGCGAGACAGAATCCGATAGCAGCTTTGCTGTCTTGGTCCCTTGCTATCGGCGCGGGATCGGCAAGCCGGAGAAGAGTGTAAAAATTCGTTCTTTGGGCGCGAGTAATCTCTCTG AGGGCAAGAGTTTCATAGAACAGTGGCTTTCTTCTCTTCAGAACTCCTAA
- the LOC109728138 gene encoding probable inactive receptor kinase At2g26730 — MHPPPMEKLSTWVTTIWLLLLLFHAAEAEQDDVKRSLVNFLKKLSGNDTHIDRKLGWNATFDPCVHQNWTGVNCSATTNSIKSIVLEGLGLTGSIDAGLLCKARSLSVLSLRDNALSGELPADISNCSQLTHLYVGGNRFSGSLPSSLELLNNLKRLNISYNSFSGELPDFSKISGLLTFLAQNNSLTGTIPAFHFTNLVSFNVSYNSLRGPVPENGGLFGVESFTGNPGLCGKPLPIACPPSPSPSPSLSTEEKGDSKKSIGDKTIMLSGYIALAVVFLLFLSYKVIFFLYKKQQQKKKSEEMKGSTGGDEKVGSDEKVGSDDNSKPPSKSRSEYSLPPSGEQSAHTASTSLVVLKDSASKKELRFEDLLKAPAELMGRGRFGSLYKVMLQDGSALAVKRIKDLSISVEDFKRRMERISRVNHLNVLPAVAFYCSMQEKLVVYDYQKNGSLFKLLQGGGGEQNHNFGWSSRLNMATAIAEGLSFMHEELHEEGIAHGNFKSSNILFTANMDPCISEYGLTSPPSVVAAAADHLLFSSSSSRSAGNSTSAAAPFKSDVRSFGLVLLELLTGKAAHSDGSDLARWVQSVVREEWTVEVFDKRLLADGASEEGVVRLLQVALKCVNSAADACPTMREVAGMVNSVKEEEEERSIVSEEG, encoded by the exons ATGCACCCTCCTCCCATGGAGAAGCTCTCAACATGGGTGACCACAATATGGCTTCTCCTTCTGCTTTTCCATGCAGCAGAAGCTGAGCAAGATGACGTGAAGCGCTCCCTCGTCAACTTCCTCAAGAAGCTCTCGGGCAACGACACCCACATCGACCGGAAGCTGGGCTGGAACGCGACCTTCGATCCGTGCGTGCACCAAAATTGGACCGGAGTTAATTGCAGCGCGACGACGAACTCGATAAAAAGTATCGTGCTCGAAGGTTTGGGACTTACTGGTTCGATCGATGCTGGTCTCCTTTGCAAGGCACGATCTCTCTCCGTCCTCAGCCTCCGCGACAATGCCCTAAGCGGCGAACTCCCTGCCGACATATCAAACTGCAGCCAACTGACCCATCTGTACGTCGGAGGAAATCGCTTCTCAGGTTCTCTTCCTTCCTCGCTCGAGCTTCTAAATAACCTGAAGAGGCTTAACATATCCTACAACAGCTTCTCCGGCGAGTTACCGGACTTTTCTAAGATCTCGGGGCTACTAACCTTTCTAGCACAAAACAACAGCCTTACTGGGACTATTCCTGCATTTCATTTCACCAACCTTGTTAGCTTCAATGTCTCCTACAATTCTTTGCGTGGTCCAGTCCCTGAAAATGGTGGCCTTTTTGGTGTAGAAAGCTTCACTGGTAACCCAGGTTTGTGTGGGAAACCACTTCCTATTGCATGTCCACCGTCGCCATCTCCTTCGCCGTCTCTGTCAACGGAAGAAAAAGGAGATTCCAAGAAGTCCATAGGCGATAAAACTATCATGCTCTCCGGGTATATAGCTCTTGCCGTGGTCTTCTTACTGTTCCTTTCATACAAGGTGATCTTCTTTCTATACAAAaagcagcagcagaagaagaagagtgaAGAAATGAAGGGGAGTACTGGGGGTGATGAGAAGGTGGGGAGTGATGAGAAGGTGGGGAGTGATGACAACTCCAAGCCTCCGAGCAAGTCGCGGTCGGAGTACTCGCTTCCTCCCTCTGGAGAGCAGAGTGCGCATACCGCGTCGACTTCGCTGGTAGTTCTTAAGGATTCCGCGTCGAAGAAGGAGCTGAGGTTCGAGGACTTGTTGAAGGCTCCTGCAGAGTTGATGGGGAGGGGCAGGTTTGGGAGTTTATATAAGGTGATGCTGCAGGATGGGAGCGCCTTGGCTGTGAAGAGGATTAAGGATTTATCCATCTCTGTTGAGGATTTTAAGAGGAGGATGGAGAGGATAAGCAGAGTGAACCACCTCAATGTTCTTCCTGCTGTGGCTTTCTATTGCTCCATGCAGGAGAAGCTGGTGGTCTACGATTACCAAAAGAATGGAAGCCTCTTTAAGCTCCTACAAG GAGGTGGTGGGGAACAAAACCACAATTTCGGCTGGAGCAGTAGGCTAAACATGGCCACAGCCATCGCCGAGGGCCTCTCCTTCATGCACGAAGAGCTCCACGAAGAAGGGATCGCCCACGGCAACTTCAAATCCTCGAACATCCTATTCACGGCCAACATGGACCCCTGCATCAGCGAATACGGCCTCACATCCCCGCCCTCCGTCGTCGCCGCAGCAGCCGACCACCTCCTcttctcgtcgtcgtcgtctcgaAGCGCCGGCAACTCCACCTCGGCTGCCGCGCCGTTCAAGTCCGACGTCCGCAGCTTCGGGCTGGTCCTCCTGGAGCTGCTGACGGGGAAGGCGGCGCACAGCGACGGGTCCGACCTGGCGCGGTGGGTGCAGTCGGTGGTTCGGGAGGAGTGGACCGTCGAGGTGTTCGACAAGCGCCTCCTCGCCGACGGCGCGAGCGAGGAGGGCGTGGTGCGCCTCCTGCAGGTTGCGCTCAAGTGCGTCAACTCCGCCGCCGATGCCTGCCCCACCATGCGCGAAGTCGCGGGGATGGTCAACTCCGttaaggaggaggaagaggagaggtcCATAGTCTCCGAGGAGGgatga